The following are encoded in a window of Rubellicoccus peritrichatus genomic DNA:
- a CDS encoding DEAD/DEAH box helicase — protein MDGPQLNSLSIDPEGKPLSFRVLLPPKLDGRNTIPTKIEAAIGGENLPLERLSKTEPYWLDPPHFLAAMLLENWCQGKLASILMLTQDQLRQLLQPLEGRPAIFSVRDPKKPLPWQDGKLPGVHEYLVTPKKEEPKPKAAPKKKKTESIASRSRDMDLSPMEVDGSTHFIAITLPSRESSSYQEALDLVKDGGFRLEPSNRKWWLRDQHKTLQFLSEHWDHLENRYRARFTKNFQQRTAKIRRAGIAFKAEEKHDGFDVELRLESPGIANERFSEAIAKGQAYLTEGDNVILVESAKLNRFAEATRKISGDEQAAPTPKFQRRLAHAELASATEALEPLDLAEQAPEEWQRRSSALRDLSGLESAPIPKELAERLRPYQRIGASWLWHLYRNGLGGILADEMGLGKTVQALAVMASIQSSSKEKQPCLIVCPAGLVENWRREAMAFTPWLKTFVHHGTKRLDSYEQAADYDLIITSYGTLTRDAALFHKVAFTGAFGDEAQHVKNRQTRNAKALRGLNAKRRFLLTGTPVENSLDDLRSLFEFILPGYLKKPLPNLSRDERDWQNKRLRERAAPYILRRSKKSVAPELPDKIEQTIYCELGPKQQNFYRNVEQTARREVFELEMAKASEGRLRIAAFKELLRLRQACIDPRLIDEKEDAAHSAKLGAFREIMEEALDGGHRILVFSQFTSALALLKKELQTQELPFLYLDGKTKNRAALCQQFNEDDEIPVFLISLKAGGVGLNLTGADTVIHYDPWWNPAVEAQATDRAHRIGQTRVVTSYKLICSETVEERVLALQQSKSALLRDVFEASDVANAKIGLDDLKSLLGE, from the coding sequence ATGGACGGCCCGCAGCTTAACTCCCTGTCGATAGATCCGGAAGGTAAACCGTTATCCTTTCGAGTCTTACTACCACCTAAGCTCGATGGTCGTAACACAATACCAACTAAGATTGAAGCCGCGATAGGCGGAGAAAATCTTCCGCTTGAGCGACTCTCGAAAACGGAACCTTACTGGCTCGATCCACCACACTTTCTCGCAGCCATGCTATTGGAGAACTGGTGCCAGGGAAAGCTGGCCAGTATTCTGATGCTGACGCAGGATCAGCTCAGGCAACTCCTCCAACCCCTGGAAGGGCGACCTGCTATTTTCTCTGTTCGTGATCCCAAGAAACCGCTGCCCTGGCAGGACGGAAAGCTTCCTGGTGTGCACGAATATCTCGTCACACCAAAGAAAGAAGAGCCCAAACCGAAGGCAGCTCCCAAAAAGAAGAAAACTGAAAGCATAGCTTCGCGATCACGCGATATGGATCTCTCACCCATGGAGGTCGATGGTTCAACCCATTTCATCGCGATCACCCTGCCCTCTCGTGAAAGTTCATCTTATCAGGAAGCACTTGATCTGGTTAAGGACGGCGGCTTTCGACTTGAACCCTCAAACCGCAAATGGTGGTTACGCGACCAGCACAAAACATTACAATTTCTCTCAGAACATTGGGATCATTTAGAGAATCGCTATCGCGCAAGATTCACAAAAAACTTCCAACAACGCACCGCCAAGATTCGTCGCGCTGGCATTGCTTTCAAAGCAGAAGAAAAGCATGACGGCTTCGATGTCGAACTGAGACTCGAATCACCCGGCATTGCCAATGAACGTTTCTCGGAAGCCATCGCCAAAGGGCAGGCTTACCTCACGGAAGGAGATAATGTCATCCTGGTCGAAAGTGCGAAGTTGAATCGCTTTGCCGAAGCCACTCGAAAAATCAGTGGTGACGAACAAGCGGCACCAACACCAAAGTTTCAACGACGCTTAGCTCATGCGGAGCTTGCCTCTGCAACCGAAGCCCTCGAACCGCTTGACCTTGCCGAACAAGCACCGGAAGAATGGCAACGTCGCAGCTCGGCCCTTCGCGATCTATCCGGGCTCGAATCAGCGCCGATCCCTAAGGAGCTAGCCGAACGTCTTCGTCCTTATCAACGTATTGGCGCCTCATGGCTCTGGCATCTTTACCGTAACGGCCTTGGTGGTATCCTTGCGGATGAAATGGGTTTGGGGAAAACAGTTCAAGCCTTGGCTGTGATGGCTAGTATCCAATCAAGCAGTAAGGAGAAGCAACCTTGCCTCATCGTTTGCCCGGCCGGACTGGTTGAAAACTGGCGACGTGAAGCCATGGCCTTTACGCCCTGGCTCAAGACTTTCGTCCACCACGGAACAAAGCGACTAGACAGTTATGAACAAGCCGCCGACTATGATCTGATAATCACGTCTTACGGAACTCTGACTCGCGATGCAGCTTTGTTTCACAAAGTTGCATTTACTGGCGCATTTGGCGATGAAGCACAGCATGTTAAAAACCGGCAAACGCGAAATGCAAAAGCTCTGCGAGGTCTGAATGCAAAGCGTCGATTTTTGCTAACTGGCACACCGGTAGAAAACAGTCTTGATGATTTGCGCTCACTCTTTGAATTCATCTTGCCGGGTTACCTTAAAAAGCCTTTGCCAAACCTCAGCCGTGACGAACGCGACTGGCAAAACAAACGTCTCCGCGAACGTGCAGCGCCTTATATTCTAAGACGTTCCAAGAAAAGCGTCGCCCCTGAGCTCCCGGATAAAATCGAGCAAACCATCTACTGCGAGCTTGGTCCAAAGCAGCAGAACTTCTACCGCAACGTCGAGCAAACCGCACGCCGCGAAGTCTTTGAGCTGGAAATGGCAAAGGCATCAGAAGGTCGTCTCCGTATTGCCGCCTTCAAGGAGTTACTGCGCTTACGACAGGCCTGCATTGACCCTCGTCTGATCGATGAAAAAGAAGATGCCGCGCACTCAGCAAAGCTCGGAGCCTTCAGGGAAATCATGGAAGAAGCATTGGACGGCGGACATCGCATACTTGTCTTTTCCCAGTTCACCTCCGCCCTGGCACTCCTGAAAAAGGAACTCCAGACACAGGAACTTCCTTTCCTTTATCTTGATGGTAAGACCAAAAATCGGGCCGCCCTTTGCCAGCAGTTTAACGAAGATGATGAAATCCCGGTCTTTCTGATTTCACTAAAGGCAGGTGGGGTTGGACTAAACCTGACGGGTGCTGACACCGTCATTCATTATGACCCATGGTGGAATCCGGCAGTCGAAGCCCAGGCAACAGACCGCGCCCATCGTATTGGCCAAACACGCGTTGTCACAAGCTACAAACTCATTTGTTCCGAGACAGTTGAGGAACGCGTCCTTGCCTTGCAACAATCCAAATCTGCCCTCCTTCGCGATGTGTTTGAAGCCAGTGATGTTGCCAACGCCAAGATCGGACTGGACGACCTGAAGTCGCTGCTGGGGGAGTAA
- the leuD gene encoding 3-isopropylmalate dehydratase small subunit, which produces MALEKITQVSGRAVPVPGDDVDTDRIIPARFMKCVTFDGLGQYAFYDERFDADGNPKQHPLNMDEFQDASIMLVGSNFGCGSSREHAPQALHKYGVRAIIGLSFAEIFFGNATTLGIPCVEVSQKVLHTLTQEVESNPTLEVTIDVENKKITVDENTFPAEIAESAREGLIEGQWDPISLLLNDPEDIDAVAKKLHYVG; this is translated from the coding sequence ATGGCATTGGAAAAAATCACTCAGGTAAGCGGCAGGGCAGTCCCCGTGCCCGGCGATGATGTGGATACAGATCGTATTATCCCAGCGCGTTTCATGAAGTGCGTCACCTTCGACGGACTTGGGCAGTATGCTTTTTATGATGAACGGTTTGACGCTGATGGTAACCCCAAACAGCACCCATTGAACATGGACGAATTCCAGGACGCATCGATCATGCTGGTTGGTTCGAATTTTGGATGCGGAAGCTCACGTGAGCACGCCCCACAGGCTCTTCACAAATATGGTGTCCGCGCAATCATCGGGCTCAGCTTTGCCGAGATCTTTTTTGGTAATGCCACCACACTCGGCATCCCCTGCGTCGAAGTCAGCCAAAAGGTTCTCCACACATTAACCCAGGAAGTAGAGTCCAACCCAACTCTTGAGGTTACAATCGACGTCGAGAACAAGAAAATCACCGTAGATGAGAACACTTTCCCTGCCGAAATAGCAGAAAGTGCCCGCGAAGGACTAATCGAAGGTCAATGGGACCCGATTTCCCTGCTGCTCAACGATCCCGAAGACATAGACGCAGTCGCAAAAAAGCTCCACTACGTGGGGTGA